In Canis lupus familiaris isolate Mischka breed German Shepherd chromosome 9, alternate assembly UU_Cfam_GSD_1.0, whole genome shotgun sequence, a single window of DNA contains:
- the GFAP gene encoding glial fibrillary acidic protein isoform X3, which produces MERRRVASAARRSYVYVSSWDMAGGGPGSGRRLGPGPRPSVARMPLPPTRVDFSLAAALNAGFKETRASERAEMMELNDRFASYIEKVRFLEQQNKALAAELNQLRAKEPTKLADVYQAELRELRLRLDQLTANSARLEVERDNLAQDLGTLRQKFQDETNLRLEAENNLASYRQEADEATLARLDLERKIESLEEEIRFLRKIHDEEVQELQEQLARQQVHVELDVAKPDLTAALREIRTQYEAMASSNMHEAEEWYRSKFADLTDAAARNAELLRQAKHEANDYRRQLQTLTCDLESLRGTNESLERQMREQEERHAREAASYQEALARLEEEGQNLKDEMARHLQEYQDLLNVKLALDIEIATYRKLLEGEENRITIPVQTFSNLQIRETSLDTKSVSEGHLKRNIVVKTVEMRDGEVIKESKQEHKEVM; this is translated from the exons ATGGAGAGGAGACGGGTCGCCTCGGCCGCTCGCCGCTCCTACGTCTACGTCTCCTCGTGGGACATGGCGGGGGGAGGCCCGGGCTCCGGCCGCCGTCTGGGGCCGGGCCCCCGCCCCTCCGTGGCTCGGATGCCGCTGCCGCCAACCCGGGTGGACTTCTCGCTGGCCGCGGCGCTCAACGCCGGCTTCAAGGAGACACGGGCCAGCGAGCGCGCCGAGATGATGGAGCTCAACGACCGCTTTGCCAGCTACATCGAGAAGGTGCGCTTCCTGGAACAGCAGAACAAGGCTCTGGCTGCTGAGCTGAACCAACTGCGGGCCAAGGAGCCCACCAAGCTGGCCGACGTCTACCAGGCCGAGCTGCGAGAGCTAAGGCTGCGGCTAGACCAACTCACTGCCAACAGCGCCCGGCTGGAGGTCGAGAGAGACAATCTGGCACAGGACCTGGGCACCCTGAGGCAGAA GTTCCAGGATGAAACCAACCTGAGGCTGGAGGCTGAGAACAACCTGGCCAGTTATCGACAg GAGGCAGATGAAGCCACCTTAGCCCGTCTGGATCTGGAGAGGAAGATTGAGTCTCTAGAGGAGGAAATCCGGTTTTTGAGGAAGATCCACGATGAG GAGGTGCAGGAGCTCCAGGAGCAGCTGGCCCGGCAGCAGGTCCATGTGGAGCTGGATGTGGCCAAACCGGACCTCACAGCAGCCCTAAGAGAAATCCGTACGCAGTACGAGGCCATGGCATCCAGCAACATGCATGAGGCAGAGGAATGGTACCGGTCCAAG TTCGCGGACCTGACCGACGCCGCTGCCCGCAACGCCGAGCTGCTCCGCCAGGCCAAGCACGAGGCCAACGACTACCGTCGCCAGCTGCAGACCTTGACCTGCGACCTGGAGTCCTTGCGCGGCACA AACGAGTCCCTGGAGAGGCAGATGCGGGAGCAGGAGGAGCGCCATGCGAGGGAGGCGGCGAGTTACCAGGAGGCACTAGCCcggctggaggaggagggacagaaccTCAAAGATGAGATGGCCCGCCATCTGCAGGAGTACCAGGACCTGCTGAATGTCAAGCTGGCCCTGGACATTGAGATCGCCACCTACAGGAAGCTGCTGGAGGGCGAGGAGAACCG CATCACCATTCCCGTGCAGACCTTCTCCAACTTGCAGATCCGAG AAACCAGCCTGGACACCAAGTCCGTGTCAGAAGGCCACCTCAAGAGGAACATTGTGGTAAAGACCGTGGAGATGCGGGATGGAGAG GTCATTAAGGAATCCAAGCAGGAGCACAAGGAGGTGATGTGA
- the GFAP gene encoding glial fibrillary acidic protein isoform X2, producing the protein MERRRVASAARRSYVYVSSWDMAGGGPGSGRRLGPGPRPSVARMPLPPTRVDFSLAAALNAGFKETRASERAEMMELNDRFASYIEKVRFLEQQNKALAAELNQLRAKEPTKLADVYQAELRELRLRLDQLTANSARLEVERDNLAQDLGTLRQKFQDETNLRLEAENNLASYRQEADEATLARLDLERKIESLEEEIRFLRKIHDEEVQELQEQLARQQVHVELDVAKPDLTAALREIRTQYEAMASSNMHEAEEWYRSKFADLTDAAARNAELLRQAKHEANDYRRQLQTLTCDLESLRGTNESLERQMREQEERHAREAASYQEALARLEEEGQNLKDEMARHLQEYQDLLNVKLALDIEIATYRKLLEGEENRITIPVQTFSNLQIRGGKSTKEGESHKVTRHLKSLTIQVIPIQAHQIVNGAPPALETSLDTKSVSEGHLKRNIVVKTVEMRDGEVIKESKQEHKEVM; encoded by the exons ATGGAGAGGAGACGGGTCGCCTCGGCCGCTCGCCGCTCCTACGTCTACGTCTCCTCGTGGGACATGGCGGGGGGAGGCCCGGGCTCCGGCCGCCGTCTGGGGCCGGGCCCCCGCCCCTCCGTGGCTCGGATGCCGCTGCCGCCAACCCGGGTGGACTTCTCGCTGGCCGCGGCGCTCAACGCCGGCTTCAAGGAGACACGGGCCAGCGAGCGCGCCGAGATGATGGAGCTCAACGACCGCTTTGCCAGCTACATCGAGAAGGTGCGCTTCCTGGAACAGCAGAACAAGGCTCTGGCTGCTGAGCTGAACCAACTGCGGGCCAAGGAGCCCACCAAGCTGGCCGACGTCTACCAGGCCGAGCTGCGAGAGCTAAGGCTGCGGCTAGACCAACTCACTGCCAACAGCGCCCGGCTGGAGGTCGAGAGAGACAATCTGGCACAGGACCTGGGCACCCTGAGGCAGAA GTTCCAGGATGAAACCAACCTGAGGCTGGAGGCTGAGAACAACCTGGCCAGTTATCGACAg GAGGCAGATGAAGCCACCTTAGCCCGTCTGGATCTGGAGAGGAAGATTGAGTCTCTAGAGGAGGAAATCCGGTTTTTGAGGAAGATCCACGATGAG GAGGTGCAGGAGCTCCAGGAGCAGCTGGCCCGGCAGCAGGTCCATGTGGAGCTGGATGTGGCCAAACCGGACCTCACAGCAGCCCTAAGAGAAATCCGTACGCAGTACGAGGCCATGGCATCCAGCAACATGCATGAGGCAGAGGAATGGTACCGGTCCAAG TTCGCGGACCTGACCGACGCCGCTGCCCGCAACGCCGAGCTGCTCCGCCAGGCCAAGCACGAGGCCAACGACTACCGTCGCCAGCTGCAGACCTTGACCTGCGACCTGGAGTCCTTGCGCGGCACA AACGAGTCCCTGGAGAGGCAGATGCGGGAGCAGGAGGAGCGCCATGCGAGGGAGGCGGCGAGTTACCAGGAGGCACTAGCCcggctggaggaggagggacagaaccTCAAAGATGAGATGGCCCGCCATCTGCAGGAGTACCAGGACCTGCTGAATGTCAAGCTGGCCCTGGACATTGAGATCGCCACCTACAGGAAGCTGCTGGAGGGCGAGGAGAACCG CATCACCATTCCCGTGCAGACCTTCTCCAACTTGCAGATCCGAG GGGGCAAAAGCACCAAAGAAGGGGAAAGTCACAAGGTCACAAGACATCTCAAAAGCCTCACAATACAAGTTATACCAATACAGGCTCACCAGATTGTAAATGGAGCCCCGCCGGCTCTCG AAACCAGCCTGGACACCAAGTCCGTGTCAGAAGGCCACCTCAAGAGGAACATTGTGGTAAAGACCGTGGAGATGCGGGATGGAGAG GTCATTAAGGAATCCAAGCAGGAGCACAAGGAGGTGATGTGA
- the GFAP gene encoding glial fibrillary acidic protein isoform X1, whose amino-acid sequence MERRRVASAARRSYVYVSSWDMAGGGPGSGRRLGPGPRPSVARMPLPPTRVDFSLAAALNAGFKETRASERAEMMELNDRFASYIEKVRFLEQQNKALAAELNQLRAKEPTKLADVYQAELRELRLRLDQLTANSARLEVERDNLAQDLGTLRQKFQDETNLRLEAENNLASYRQEADEATLARLDLERKIESLEEEIRFLRKIHDEEVQELQEQLARQQVHVELDVAKPDLTAALREIRTQYEAMASSNMHEAEEWYRSKFADLTDAAARNAELLRQAKHEANDYRRQLQTLTCDLESLRGTNESLERQMREQEERHAREAASYQEALARLEEEGQNLKDEMARHLQEYQDLLNVKLALDIEIATYRKLLEGEENRITIPVQTFSNLQIRGQYSRALWARCWIPAPSPSVGSCFGLGLRTRAKGSGPGLSLGAYIIHRRASSQNTAAQSIPGGACSCSCPALPCVPFPNPATPSYSRIG is encoded by the exons ATGGAGAGGAGACGGGTCGCCTCGGCCGCTCGCCGCTCCTACGTCTACGTCTCCTCGTGGGACATGGCGGGGGGAGGCCCGGGCTCCGGCCGCCGTCTGGGGCCGGGCCCCCGCCCCTCCGTGGCTCGGATGCCGCTGCCGCCAACCCGGGTGGACTTCTCGCTGGCCGCGGCGCTCAACGCCGGCTTCAAGGAGACACGGGCCAGCGAGCGCGCCGAGATGATGGAGCTCAACGACCGCTTTGCCAGCTACATCGAGAAGGTGCGCTTCCTGGAACAGCAGAACAAGGCTCTGGCTGCTGAGCTGAACCAACTGCGGGCCAAGGAGCCCACCAAGCTGGCCGACGTCTACCAGGCCGAGCTGCGAGAGCTAAGGCTGCGGCTAGACCAACTCACTGCCAACAGCGCCCGGCTGGAGGTCGAGAGAGACAATCTGGCACAGGACCTGGGCACCCTGAGGCAGAA GTTCCAGGATGAAACCAACCTGAGGCTGGAGGCTGAGAACAACCTGGCCAGTTATCGACAg GAGGCAGATGAAGCCACCTTAGCCCGTCTGGATCTGGAGAGGAAGATTGAGTCTCTAGAGGAGGAAATCCGGTTTTTGAGGAAGATCCACGATGAG GAGGTGCAGGAGCTCCAGGAGCAGCTGGCCCGGCAGCAGGTCCATGTGGAGCTGGATGTGGCCAAACCGGACCTCACAGCAGCCCTAAGAGAAATCCGTACGCAGTACGAGGCCATGGCATCCAGCAACATGCATGAGGCAGAGGAATGGTACCGGTCCAAG TTCGCGGACCTGACCGACGCCGCTGCCCGCAACGCCGAGCTGCTCCGCCAGGCCAAGCACGAGGCCAACGACTACCGTCGCCAGCTGCAGACCTTGACCTGCGACCTGGAGTCCTTGCGCGGCACA AACGAGTCCCTGGAGAGGCAGATGCGGGAGCAGGAGGAGCGCCATGCGAGGGAGGCGGCGAGTTACCAGGAGGCACTAGCCcggctggaggaggagggacagaaccTCAAAGATGAGATGGCCCGCCATCTGCAGGAGTACCAGGACCTGCTGAATGTCAAGCTGGCCCTGGACATTGAGATCGCCACCTACAGGAAGCTGCTGGAGGGCGAGGAGAACCG CATCACCATTCCCGTGCAGACCTTCTCCAACTTGCAGATCCGAGGTCAGTACAGCAGGGCCTTGTGGGCAAGGTGTTGgattcctgccccctcccccagtgtGGGCAGCTGCTTTGGCCTGGGGCTGAGGACCAGGGCAAAGGGGTCCGGTCCAGGGCTCTCCTTGGGGGCCTACATAATTCACCGCAGAGCTTCCAGCCAGAACACAGCAGCTCAGAGCATTCCAGGTGGGGCTTGCAGCTGCTCCTGTCCTGCTCTGCCCTGTGTCCCATTCCCTAACCCTGCCACCCCATCCTACAGCAGAATTGGGTGA